In Cicer arietinum cultivar CDC Frontier isolate Library 1 chromosome 7, Cicar.CDCFrontier_v2.0, whole genome shotgun sequence, a single window of DNA contains:
- the LOC101491807 gene encoding putative pentatricopeptide repeat-containing protein At1g68930 gives MSHFSSNHYCTLLKLCCESRNFNNAKNLHSHIIKSIPNPETFLLNNLISSYAKLGSITYARRVFDEIPHPTLYSWNTILSAYSKLGRVNEMEHLFNSMPTRDGVSWNSLISGYAAYGSILRSVKAYNLMLSEGSYNLNRITFSTLFILVSKLGCVQLGRQIHGHVVKFGFQSYVFLGSPLVDMYSKTGLISCARQAFDEMPEKSVVMYNTLINGLMRCGRVEDSKRLFFDMRERDSISWTSMITGFTQNGLDREAIDLFRNMTLEKLQMDQYTFGSVLTACGAVMALQEGKQVHGYIITTDYKDNIFVASALVDMYCKCKNVKSAETVFKKMTCKNVVSWTAMLVGYGQNGYSEEAVKTFCDMQKYGVEPDDFTFGSVISSCANLASLEEGAQFHARALISGLISFITVSNALVTLYGKCGSVEDSHRLFSEMSFRDEVTWTALVSGYAKFGKANETIGLFESMLAHRLKPDKVTFIGVLSACSRAGLVEKGNQIFESMIKEHGIVPLQDHYTCMIDLFSRAGRLEEARNFINKMPFSPDAIGWATLLSSCRFYGNMEIGKWAAEFLMELDPYNTASYVLLSSVYAAKGKWDEVARLRKGMRDKGLRKEPGCSWIKYKNQVHVFSADDKSNPFSNQIYSELEKLNYKMIKEGYVPDMNSVLHDVEDSEKIKMLNHHSEKLAIAFGLLFIPPGLPIRIVKNLRVCGDCHNATKYISKITQREILVRDAARFHLFKDGICSCGDFW, from the coding sequence ATGTCACACTTTTCTTCTAACCATTACTGCACCTTGCTCAAACTTTGCTGCGAATCCCGCAACTTCAACAACGCAAAGAACCTCCATTCCCACATTATCAAATCCATTCCAAACCCAGAAACATTTCTCTTAAACAACCTTATTAGCTCCTATGCAAAGCTCGGCAGCATCACCTATGCCCGCAGGGTGTTTGATGAAATACCTCACCCAACTTTATATTCCTGGAACACCATTCTTTCAGCTTATTCTAAATTGGGTCGTGTTAATGAGATGGAACATCTTTTTAATTCAATGCCAACCCGAGACGGGGTGTCGTGGAATTCGCTTATTTCGGGCTATGCTGCTTATGGTTCCATTCTTCGGTCTGTAAAGGCTTATAATTTGATGTTGAGTGAAGGGTCGTATAATTTGAATAGGATTAcgttttcaactttgtttataCTTGTATCCAAACTAGGTTGTGTTCAATTGGGTAGGCAGATTCATGGGCATGTAGTGAAGTTCGGTTTCCAGTCGTATGTTTTTCTCGGGAGTCCTTTGGTGGATATGTACTCGAAGACGGGACTGATATCTTGTGCAAGGCAGGCTTTTGATGAGATGCCGGAGAAGAGTGTTGTTATGTATAACACACTGATAAATGGATTGATGCGATGCGGAAGAGTTGAAGATTCGAAGCGGTTGTTTTTTGATATGCGAGAAAGGGATTCGATTTCATGGACATCAATGATTACAGGGTTTACCCAGAATGGATTGGACAGAGAGGCAATTGATTTGTTTAGAAATATGACGCTTGAAAAGCTTCAGATGGATCAGTACACATTTGGAAGTGTTTTGACTGCTTGTGGTGCTGTTATGGCTTTGCAAGAAGGCAAGCAAGTTCATGGTTATATTATTACGACAGATTATAAGGATAATATATTTGTCGCAAGTGCTCTTGTTGACATGTATTGCAAGTGTAAGAATGTAAAATCAGCAGAAACAGTTTTCAAGAAGATGACTTGCAAGAATGTTGTGTCTTGGACTGCAATGTTAGTGGGTTATGGACAAAATGGTTATAGTGAAGAAGCTGTTAAAACCTTTTGCGATATGCAAAAATATGGGGTTGAGCCAGATGATTTCACCTTCGGAAGTGTAATTAGCTCATGTGCAAACCTTGCAAGCTTAGAAGAGGGTGCACAGTTTCATGCTAGAGCTCTGATTTCTGGTCTAATTTCTTTTATCACTGTTTCCAATGCTCTGGTTACGTTATATGGTAAATGTGGAAGCGTTGAAGACTCCCATAGACTTTTTAGTGAAATGAGCTTCAGGGATGAAGTCACATGGACTGCACTTGTTTCTGGATATGCTAAGTTTGGTAAAGCCAATGAAACAATTGGGTTATTTGAAAGCATGTTAGCACATCGTTTAAAACCTGACAAGGTTACGTTTATTGGGGTTCTTTCGGCTTGCAGTAGAGCAGGGTTAGTGGAAAAAGGAAATCAGATATTTGAATCCATGATTAAGGAACATGGGATTGTACCACTTCAGGATCATTACACCTGCATGATTGATCTCTTCAGTCGAGCTGGGAGGTTAGAAGAAGCAAGGAACTTTATAAACAAGATGCCTTTCAGTCCTGATGCAATTGGTTGGGCAACCTTGTTAAGTTCATGTAGATTCTATGGGAACATGGAAATTGGAAAGTGGGCAGCTGAATTTCTTATGGAATTAGACCCTTATAACACTGCTAGCTACGTCTTACTTTCGAGCGTCTACGCTGCTAAAGGAAAATGGGATGAAGTCGCAAGATTGAGAAAAGGCATGAGAGATAAGGGTCTGAGAAAGGAACCAGGTTGTAGTTGGATCAAATATAAGAACCAAGTGCACGTTTTCTCTGCTGATGATAAGTCAAATCCATTTTCGAATCAGATATATTCCGAGCTTGAAAAGTTGAACTACAAAATGATAAAAGAGGGTTACGTGCCTGATATGAATTCTGTTCTGCATGATGTTGAGGATTCGGAGAAAATAAAGATGCTTAATCACCATAGTGAAAAGCTTGCAATTGCCTTTGGGTTGTTATTTATTCCTCCTGGTCTGCCCATACGAATAGTTAAAAATCTGAGGGTTTGTGGGGATTGTCACAATGCAACTAAATATATATCTAAGATAACCCAGAGAGAGATTCTTGTAAGAGACGCAGCTCGGTTCCACTTGTTTAAAGATGGAATATGTTCATGTGGAGACTTTTGGTGA
- the LOC101491087 gene encoding transcription factor bHLH76-like, which yields MSEGEKFEVDRKEGMALDWRFLSANLANSSDGLVSMENSMNIIGSSSCSNSMVDSYGPNFLDLLPNSENLGFCDVNAHQSNVSSSITDGIRKDGFSFVRVGHDDNRTLGMSWNLNLASSMMMKTDGILPNGSLSQFPTDSGFIDAVRMSCFSAAGGFGDTMNSCGIPQSMALQALGGCSNEGDRGESSGDDGVGSHHDSQMLDCTSEEPSIKGLNPKKRKRKGQDNDSDKATRKGNCESRQKGEQQPTSTTKAASKKNAKQGSQASVPTDEGYVHVRARRGQATNSHSLAERVRREKISERMKFLQDLVPGCSKVTGKALMLDEIINYVQSLQQQAEFLSMKLASVNPHVDFNLEELLPKDVLQHRPGPSSVLGFLTEMPVTFPSSLHSPQPGLTRLTLPNMANSSNILERTVQQQGGFKEANQVNPLQGAKH from the exons ATGAGTGAAGGAGAAAAGTTTGAGGTAGATAGAAAGGAGGGTATGGCATTGGATTGGAGGTTTTTGAGTGCCAACCTTGCAAATTCATCGGATGGTTTGGTTTCCATGGAAAATTCTATGAATATAATTGGTTCTTCTTCATGTTCTAATTCAATGGTTGATTCATATGGTCCAAACTTCTTGGACCTTCTTCCAAATTCTGAAAACTTAGGGTTTTGTGATGTTAATGCTCATCAGAGCAATGTGAGCTCTTCAATCACAGATGGAATAAGGAAAGATGGATTTAGCTTTGTAAGAGTTGGTCATGATGATAATAGAACACTAGGAATGAGTTGGAACCTAAACCTTGCTAGTTCTATGATGATGAAGACGGATGGTATTTTACCAAATGGAAGTTTGTCACAGTTTCCAACTGATTCTGGATTTATTGATGCCGTAAGAATGTCATGCTTTAGTGCCGCCGGAGGTTTCGGAGATACGATGAACTCGTGTGGAATTCCCCAATCTATGGCTCTACAAGCTCTTGGAGGGTGTTCTAATGAGGGTGATAGAGGAGAATCAAGTGGTGATGATGGTGTCGGTAGCCATCATGATTCCCAAATGTTGGATTGTACAAGTGAGGAACCTTCTATTAAAGGTCTAAACccaaagaaaaggaaaagaaaagggcAG GATAATGATAGTGATAAAGCCACTCGGAAGGGCAACTGTGAGAGTAGACAGAAGGGAGAGCAGCAACCAACTTCAACCACTAAGGCGGCTTCTAAGAAGAATGCCAAACAAGGGTCTCAAGCTTCTGTCCCGACTGACGAAGGATACGTACATGTTAGGGCTCGCCGTGGTCAAGCAACAAATAGTCATAGCCTTGCAGAGAGA GTGAGGAGAGAAAAGATTAGTGAAAGGATGAAGTTTCTTCAAGATCTTGTACCTGGATGCAGCAAG gTCACTGGCAAGGCACTGATGCTAGATGAAATCATTAACTATGTACAATCTCTTCAACAACAGGCTGAG TTTTTATCAATGAAACTTGCATCAGTAAATCCACATGTGGATTTTAATCTCGAAGAGCTGCTTCCAAAAGAT GTTCTTCAACATCGACCTGGTCCGTCATCTGTACTAGGGTTTCTCACAGAAATGCCAGTGACTTTTCCTTCATCATTACACTCGCCTCAACCAGGACTGACTCGTTTGACTCTACCTAACATGgcaaattcatcaaatatacTTGAGCGGACCGTTCAACAACAGGGAGGATTTAAAGAGGCAAATCAGGTTAATCCATTGCAAGGAGCAAAGCACTGA
- the LOC101511493 gene encoding uncharacterized protein has translation MCRAEAHKLFSRKPIFDALGIQLFAVVHEHIESEVKDFWPRYWGGVVLFDRGRDFFKALGGGYLLKEKFFIERNFGDWAPLAEVIEICTQLQVIVL, from the exons ATGTGTAGAGCAGAGGCACACAAGCTATTCTCCAGGAAACCGATATTTGATGCACTTGGGATTCAACTATTTGCAGTTGTTCACGAGCACATAGAGTCAGAG GTCAAAGATTTCTGGCCTCGATACTGGGGTGGCGTTGTACTTTTTGATCGGGGTAGAGATTTCTTCAAAGCTCTTGGAGGGGGATACTTGCTCAAGGAAAAGTTT TTTATTGAGAGGAACTTTGGTGATTGGGCACCTCTAGCTGAAGTCATCGAGATTTGTACCCAATTGCAAGTAATAGTTctttga